AAGCGGCCTTTTTTTCTTTTCCATCTTGTTGAAATAGCGCGGATTCCCGAAGGGCCGCAATTTATGTTAATTCGCTCATCAAAATTTATGAGACTATTCCTATGCTCCTTCAAGAGCTAAGCCATGATGAGTGCCGGAGATAAGCGCCGGATGGAGCAAGAAACCCTTAAGGTTACCCCCGGTAGTCTTAAGGGTTTTCTTTTTTTACACGTTTTTAAAAAAACAAAAGGCCGCATCCGCGGCCTTTTGTTTACCTTCAATAATCGTCTCTTAGATCCTGCATGGCGGACAGAATGACCAGGCCGGTAATGACCACGGCAAGGGTGGCGGTTATCAACAGTGCAGTGAGCATATTCCCTCCTGATGCTGACCTTATATGGCAAGGATAGCGCACCCGGAGGCTATCAAGAGCCCACTCCGGGGCTCTTTCAGAATCCACTTACAGGTAAGAGCAGCCAGAGGGGCACTGACCCTATCCCAATAATTGGTATTTTCTATACATATTTTGCATTTATCCCGTTCAGCCGCGAATTAACGAAAAATTCCTCTTATGATCAATATGTTGAGTAAATGTGATCATCCCTGTTAACCCCCGTAGCAGGGTCTATGCTTAATGAAAGTAGCCAAAAAGGGCGGTTAAGCCGAATGCCCCTGCAACTGAGGGGTTGAAGTGATAATCATTATCACTAACATGGTGTTATGCCCTGGGGGCGCAATACAAGAGGTGGATTTATGCAACAGCATTCAGAAACATTTGATCCGACAGAATTTGCGTGGCGTGGATTGTCGCTTACGCCTGCCGCCGCGGCGCACATCCGCGAACTGGTGAGCAAACAGGCAGGCATGCTGGGCGTGCGGTTAGGCGTTAAGACCACCGGCTGCGCCGGGTTTGGTTATGTGCTGGATACCGTCAGCGAACCGGCTAAAGACGACCTGCTATTCGAGCAGGACGGTGCCCGACTGTATGTGCCCTTGCAGGCGATGCCGTTTATTGACGGCACCGAAGTGGATTACGTGCGCGAAGGCTTAAACCAGTTATTCAAATTCAATAACCCGAAAGCCCAGAACGAATGCGGCTGCGGCGAAAGTTTTGGGGTATAGGCGGTATTATGTCTCGACATACTGAAGCAACTGACGACGTCAACACCTGGTCCGGCGGCCATATTAATTACAAAGAGGGCTTCTTCACCCACCTGCAGACCGATGAGCTGGCAAAAGGGATCAATGAAGAGGTCATCCGCGCGATTTCCGCCAAGCGCAACGAACCAGACTGGATGCTGGAGTTCCGCCTGAATGCGTTCAACGCCTGGCTGGAGATGGAAGAGCCGCACTGGCTGAAGGCGCACTACGATAAGCTGAACTATCAGGATTACAGCTACTACTCTGCGCCCTCGTGCGGCAACTGCGACGACACCTGCGCCTCTGAGCCCGGTGCAGTGCAGCAGACCGGGGCCAACGCCTTTTTAAGCAAAGAGGTGGAAGAGGCCTTCGAGCAGCTCGGCGTGCCGGTGCGCGAAGGGCGTGAGGTGGCGGTGGACGCCATCTTCGACTCCGTCTCGGTGGCTACCACCTACCGGGAAAAGCTGGGCGAACAGGGGATCATCTTCTGCTCCTTTGGCGAAGCCATCCACGATCACCCGGAACTGGTGAAGAAGTACCTCGGCACCGTGGTGCCGGGCAACGATAACTTCTTTGCGGCACTCAACGCGGCGGTGGCCTCCGACGGCACCTTTATCTATGTGCCGAAGGGCGTGCGCTGCCCGATGGAGCTGTCGACCTATTTTCGCATCAACGCCGAGAAAACCGGCCAGTTTGAACGCACCATCCTGGTGGCCGATGAGGGCAGCTACGTCAGCTATATCGAGGGCTGTTCCGCCCCGGTACGCGACAGCTATCAACTGCACGCGGCGGTAGTTGAAGTCATCATCCACAAAGACGCCGAGGTGAAATACTCGACGGTGCAGAACTGGTTCCCGGGGGATAACAACACCGGCGGCATCCTTAACTTCGTCACCAAGCGCGCCCTGTGCGAAGGCGAAAACAGCAAGATGTCCTGGACCCAGTCGGAAACCGGCTCCGCCATCACCTGGAAGTACCCGAGCTGCATTCTGCGCGGGGATAACTCCATCGGGGAGTTCTACTCGGTGGCGCTCACCAGCGGGCATCAGCAGGCCGATACCGGCACCAAGATGATCCACATCGGTAAGAACACCAAATCGACCATCATCTCGAAAGGGATCTCGGCGGGTAAAAGCCAGAACAGCTACCGCGGGCTGGTCAAGATCATGCCGACCGCCACCAACGCGCGCAACTTTACCCAGTGTGACTCGATGCTGATTGGCCCGGACTGCGGGGCGCATACCTTCCCGTACGTCGAGTGCCGCAACAACAGCGCCCAGCTGGAGCACGAAGCCACCACCTCGCGTATTGGCGAAGATCAGCTCTTCTATTGCCTGCAGCGCGGCATCAGCGAAGAAGATGCCATCTCAATGATCGTGAACGGCTTCTGTAAGGATGTGTTCTCTGAACTGCCGCTGGAGTTTGCCGTTGAAGCGCAGAAATTACTGGCGATCAGCCTTGAACACAGCGTCGGTTAAGGATTAAGGAAAGCACATGTTAAGCATTAAAGATTTACAGGTCAGTGTGGAAGATAAAGCGATCCTGCGCGGCCTGAGCCTGGACGTGCGTCCGGGCGAGGTGCACGCCATTATGGGGCCCAACGGCTCGGGGAAAAGTACGCTCTCGGCGACCCTGGCCGGACGCGAAGATTATGAAGTGGTCGGCGGCTCGGTCGAGTTTAAGGGCAAAGATCTGCTGGAGCTGTCCCCGGAAGAGCGCGCCGGTGAAGGCATTTTTATGGCCTTCCAGTATCCGGTGGAGATCCCCGGCGTCAGCAACCAGTTCTTCCTGCAGACCGCGCTCAATGCGGTGCGCAAATACCGCAGCGAAGAGGAACTGGATCGCTTTGATTTTCAGGATCTGATGGAAGAGAAGATCCAGCTGCTGAAGATGCCGGAAGATCTGCTCACCCGCTCGGTCAACGTCGGTTTTTCCGGTGGGGAGAAGAAGCGTAACGACATTCTGCAGATGGCGGTGCTGGAGCCGGAGCTGTGCATTCTCGACGAAACTGACTCCGGGCTGGACATCGACGCTTTGAAAATTGTCGCCGACGGCGTTAACGCCCTGCGCGACGGCAAGCGGTCGTTCATCATCGTCACCCACTACCAGCGTATTCTCGATTACATCAAGCCGGACTACGTGCATGTGCTCTATCAGGGGCGGATTGTGAAATCCGGTGATTTCACGCTGGTGAAACAGCTGGAGGAGCAGGGCTATGGCTGGCTTAGCGAACAGCAGTAACGCGCTGCAGCAGTGGCACCGTCTGTTTGAGGCCCAGGGCGGGACGCGCTCGGATCAGGCCCAGCAGCACCTGCAGCAGATGCTGCGCCTCGGGTTGCCGACGCGTAAGCACGAAAACTGGAAATACACCCCACTGGAGGGGCTGCTCAACGGCGAGTTCGTTACCCGGCCCGCCAGCGTGGCTGCGGCCGATCGCGATGCGCTGGCGCTGACCCTCGACGCTACGCGGCTGGTGTTTGTTGACGGACGCTTCAGCCCGGAACTGAGCGACAGCACCGACGGCAGCGGGTTTGAGGTGGCGATCAACGACGAGCGTCAAGGCCTGTCGGCACCGGTGCAGCCGGAGCTGTTCCTGCATCTCACCGAGAGCCTGGCCCAGAGCGTGACCCATATTCACGTTAAGCGCGACCAACGGCCTGCTAAGCCGTTGCTCTTGCTGCACGTTACCCAGGGTCTGGCGGGTGAAGAGATCAATACCGCCCATTATCGTCACCATCTGGAGCTGGCGCAGGGTGCAGAAGCAACGATCGTTGAGCATTACGTGAGTCTCAATGAGATGCGGCATTTCACCGGCTCGCGTCTGACCATGAACGTGGCGGCCAACGCTCAGCTGCACCATATCAAGCTGGCGTTTGAGAATGCGGCGAGCCATCACTTCGCCCATAACGATCTGCAGCTTGCCGCCGATGCGGCAGCTTACAGCCACAGCTTCCTGCTGGGCGGGGCGGTACTGCGGCATAACACCAGCACCCAGCTCAACGGCGAAAACACCACGTTGCGCATCAACAGCCTGGCGATGCCGGTGAAAACCGAAGTGTGCGACACCCGCACCTGGCTTGAGCACAATAAAGGCTACTGCAACAGCCGTCAGCTGCACAAAACTATCGTCAGCGATAAGGGCCGGGCGGTGTTTAACGGGCTGATTAACGTGGCGCAGCACGCCATCAAAACCGACGGCCAGATGACCAACAACAATCTGCTGATGGGCCGGCTGGCGGAGGTGGACACCAAGCCGCAGCTGGAAATCTACGCCGATGACGTGAAGTGCAGCCACGGGGCTACGGTGGGGCGAATTGATGACGAGCAGATGTTCTATCTGCGCTCCCGCGGGATCGACAAGCAGGCGGCAGAGAAGATGATCATTTACGCCTTTGCCGCCGAGCTGACCGAAGCGCTTGGAGATGAAACCTTAAGACAGCAGGTGCTGGCGCGTATCGGCCAGCGTCTGCCCGGAGGTGTGGCATGAGTTTTCCTGTAGAGAAAGTGCGGGCGGATTTTCCCGTCCTGACCCGTGAAGTGAACGGTCTGCCGCTTGCCTATCTCGACAGCGCCGCCAGCGCGCAAAAGCCGACGCAGGTGATCGAGGCCGAGGCAGAGTTTTACCGGCACGGTTATGCGGCGGTGCATCGGGGGGATCCACACCCTCAGCGCAGAGGCGACGCAGCGGATGGAGAACGTCCGTACCCGGGCTGCGGCATTTTTAAATGCCCGTTCGCCGGAAGAGCTGGTCTTCGTGCGCGGCACCACCGAAGGGATCAACCTGGTGGCGAACAGCTGGGGCAGTGCTGAGGTCCATGCGGGCGATAACATCATCATCAGCCAGATGGAGCATCATGCGAACATCGTCCCCTGGCAGATGCTGTGCGAGCGCGTCGGAGCCGAGCTGCGGGTGATCCCGCTGAATCAGAACGGCACGCTCCAGCTCGAACTGTTGGATACGCTGCTGGATGAACGCACCCGGCTGGTGGCCATTACCCAAATCTCCAACGTGCTGGGCACCGAAAACCCGGTGGCGGAGATTATTGCTAAAGCCCATCTTGTCGGCGCGAAAGTGCTGGTGGACGGGGCTCAGGCGGTGATGCACCACACCGTGGACGTGCAGGCGCTGGACTGCGATTTCTACGTCTTCTCCGGGCACAAGCTCTACGGCCCGACCGGGATCGGCGTACTCTACGTCAAAGACGAGATCCTGCAAAAGATGCCGCCGTGGGAAGGGGGGCGGATCGATGATCGCCACCGTCAGCCTGAGCGAAGGCACCACCTACGCCCGCGCACCCTGGCGTTTCGAAGCCGGGACGCCCAACACCGGAGGCATTATTGGACTCGGGGCGGCGATGGAGTATGTCTCCGCCATCGGCCTCGATGCCATTGCCGAATACGAGCAGATGCTGATGCATTACGCCCTGGCCGAACTTGCCAGCGTGCCGGATCTGACGCTCTACGGCCCGGCCGATCGTCAGGGGGTGATCGCCTTTAACCTCGGGAAACACCACGCCTATGACGTCGGCAGTTTCCTCGATAATTACGGGGTGGCGGTGCGCACCGGACACCACTGCGCCATGCCGCTGATGGCGTTCTATCAGGTACCGGCGATGTGCCGCGCATCGCTGGTGATGTACAACACACTGGAAGAGGTCGACAGACTGGTGGCCGGGTTGAAACGTATCCACCACCTGCTGGGCTAAAAGAGGGCAAGAGATGGCTGCATTGCCAGACAGAGATAAATTGCTGCGCAACTTTACGCGTTGCGCAAACTGGGAAGAGAAATACCTCTACATCATTGAACTGGGGCAGCGTCTGCCTGTACTCAGCGAAAGCGCGCACATCCCGGAAAATAGTATTCAGGGCTGTCAGAGCCAGGTGTGGATAATAATGCACCAGAACGAGTCCGGAATGATTGAATTAGCGGGCGACAGTGATGCGGCAATAGTAAAAGGCCTAATAGCTGTAGTGTTTATTTTATATCAACAGATGTCCCCTCAGGATATTGTCGCTTTTGACGTGCGCCCGTGGTTTGAAAAAATGGCGCTCACCCAGCATTTAACGCCTTCCCGCTCTCAGGGTCTTGAGGCGATGATCCGCGCAATCCGCTCCAAAGCCGCCAACATTAGCTAAACTAACAGGACAGCTATCATTCTGTTTCACGAGGTGGTTCCCGCCTCGTGGGTTTTTCAGCTTTCTGACGCTCAGTCAGTGAATAAGGAATCTCAGTATGAAGCGCGCGTCCCTTGTTACTCTCATTCTCTTTGGTTCGCTCAGCGCGCTTAATAGCGCCTGGGCGGTGGATTATCCCTTGCCGCCGGCGGGCAGTCGACTTATCGGGCAAAACCAGACCTATGTCATTCAGGAAGGCGATAATAAGCTGCAGTCCATTGCGCGCCGGTTTAATACCGCTGCGCACTTAATCCTCGAAACCAATAATACCATCGCCCCGGTCTATCCGGCGCCGGGGACTGAGATCACCATTCCGTCGCAAATGCTGCTCCCGGATACCCCCCGGGAGGGGATCGTGGTGAACCTGGCGGAGCTGCGGCTCTACTTCTATCCGCCGGGGGAAAACATCGTCCAGGTCTATCCGCTGGGGATAGGTCAACTTGGGCTGGAAACGCCGGTCACCGTCACCCGTATCAGCCAGAAAATCCCTAATCCGACCTGGACCCCCACAGCAGGCATCAGAGCGCGCTCGCTGGAGCAGGGCATCAAGCTGCCCCCGGTGGTCCCCGCGGGGCCTAATAACCCGCTGGGGCGCTTTGCGCTGCGTCTGGGCGTAGGTAACGGCGAATACCTCATCCACGGCACCAGCGCACCGGACAGCGTCGGGCTGCGCGTCAGCTCCGGCTGTATGCGTATGAATGCACCGGATATTAAAGCGCTTTTTGCCCAGACCTCGGTCGGCACGCGGGTGCAGATCATCAACGAGCCGGTGAAGTTCTCGGTTGAGCCGGACGGTAAGCGTTACGTTGAAGTGCATCGTCCGCTGGCGATGGTGGAGGGCGAAAACCCGCAAACCGTGACGATCGCCCAGTCCGGAGCCTTTGCGTCCTTTATGGCGCAAAGTGGTAGCGATAAGACGTTGGTGAACAAAGCGTTGTCGCGCCGGGCGGGGATCCCGGTGGTGGTATCGACAGGGGCCGGGCCGCAGGTCGACAGTACGGGGTTGTCAGCCCGTAATACGCAGCTGCCGGTAGCTGCAACTCAAAGTGGGCATGAACTGGCGATTCAGTAAAGCGAAATGCGGGGCAAAAAAAATGGCGCACAATGTGCGCCATTTTATTAACACAGGTACTATTACTTACGGTATTTAGTAGCCTGGTTGTCCAGACGCTGGTTAGCGCGTGCTGCGTCATCTTTAGCAGCCTGAACGTCGGAACGCATTGCGTTCACGTCGTTGCTCAGCTGGTCAACTTTAGCGTTCAGAGTCTGAACGTCAGAAGACAGCTGATCGATTTTAGCATTGCTGGAGCAACCTGCCAGCAGAGTAGAACCCAGGATTACCGCGCCCAGTACCAGTTTAGTACGATTCATTATTAATACCCTCTAGATTGAGTTAATCTCCATGTAGCGTTACAAGTATTACACAAAGTTTTTTAGGTTGAGAATATTTTTTTGATGGGAATATGCCTATTTTTGATCGTTCGCTCAAAGAAGCACCTGTTTTGACTATTTCGTGAAAAATATTGTGCAAAAACAGACAATTTTCATCGGATTCATCTTAGAAAACGTACCCGTTAAATAGAAAAACCCGATTTGCTTTTTTAATAAGTTTGGTTGATAGCGGAAATAAAAAAAAGCGTCCCGAAGGACGCTTTTTATACAAATTAATTCGTTCGATATTATTACAGCACGTGAACAGATGCAGTATTAGTGGTGCCGCTTGGGACCAGAGCACCGGAAACCATCACCACAACGTCACCTTTCTGCGCCAGGCCACGCTCAACCAGCTGCAGGGCCACTTCTTTACCCAGACGGTAGAAATCATCAGTAGAGGCGATCTCTTTCACCAGGTGTGGCACAACGCCTTTGCTCAGCACCAGCTGACGAGCAGTGATCTCGTTGGTGGTCAGGGCGAGGATGGTGGCGTTCGGGAAGTATTTACGCACGGCTTTAGCAGATTTACCGCCCTGGGTGGCAACCACGATCAGCGGTGCTTCCAGTTTCTCGGCAGTTTCTACAGCACCACGGCAAACCGCTTCGGTGATACGCAGTTTACGGCTGTCGTTGTTGTTGTCCAGACGGCTTGGCATCACGCGGTCAGTACGCTCGCAGATGGTCGCCATGATGGAAACGGCTTCCAGCGGGTATTTACCCTTCGCGGATTCACCGGACAGCATCACTGCATCGGTACCGTCGAGGATGGCGTTCGCTACGTCACCGGCTTCTGCGCGGGTTGGACGCGGGTTTTTGATCATTGAGTCCAGCATTTGGGTCGCAGTGATAACCACTTTACGTGCGCGAACGCACTTCTCGATCATCATCTTCTGCGCGAAGATCACTTCTTCAACCGGGATCTCAACGCCCAGGTCACCACGTGCAACCATGATGCCGTCAGAGGCTTCGAGGATTTCGTCGAAGTTGTTCAGGCCTTCCTGGTTTTCGATCTTGGAGATGATCTGGATGTGCTCGCCGCCGTGCGCTTTCAGGTGCTCACGGATTTCAACCACGTCAGAACGTTTACGGATGAAGGAGGCAGCAACGAAGTCAACGCCTTGCTCGCAGCCGAAGATCAGGTCCTGTTTGTCTTTCTCTGCCAGAGCAGGCAGGGCGATGGAAACGCCTGGCAGGTTAACGCCTTTGTTTTCGCCCAGGTCGCCGTTGTTCAGCACTTTACAAACAACGTTTTTGCCTTCGATTGCGGTGACTTCCATACCGATCAGGCCGTCGTCCACCAGTACGGTGTTGCCAACGGACAGGTCGCTGGTGAAGCCTTCATAAGTTACAGCAACGATGTCGCTGTTGCCGACAACGGACTTGTCAGTGGTGAAGGTGAAGGTCTGTCCCGCTTTCAGCGAAACGTCATTACCGCCTTCCAGTTTGATGGTACGAATTTCTGGACCTTTGGTATCCAGCAGGATTGCTGCTTTTTTACCGGTCTTGCTCATCACGTTGCGCAGGTTCTGGATGCGCTGACCGTGTTCAGCATAGTCACCGTGAGAGAAGTTCAGACGCATAACGTTCATGCCGGCGTCCAGCATTTTGGTCAGCATCTCTTCAGATTCGGTTTTCGGGCCGATGGTGCAAACAATTTTCGTCTTTTTCATGACAGTCTTAGTCTTTAAGTTGGGAAGGATATGGAAATCTCGCTCCAGGGGCGCACGGCCGCGGAGTCAAACCTGTATTGCAAAAGCGTATATGACACGCACTAAGGATAGGAGACATCAAATGAGCGTGCAGAAGAAAGTGTGCCTGAGTGACAGCCCAACGAAGGAGAGGAGAAGTTGTACGTTGTTTTTTGTATTCCAAGCGCTGAAACCATTCACCAGGGATTAGGCGCACATTATACGCTTAAAGATGCGCAAAAGGGAAAGAAAAACAGCGTTTCAAAAATATTATATGCCGTTTCACAACGGATTGTTATCAAGGCGTTAAGGCATGATGACAACCTATGGCGGCAGGCGAGTGGCCTGCCGCATTTTGCTTATTCTCTGAGCGCCTGACTGAGATCGGCTATCAGGTCTTGCGCATCTTCGATACCCACGGACAGGCGGATCAGCTGCGGCACAATTCCGTTTGCCAGCCGCTGCTCGAGTGGTATTGATGCGTGGGTCATGCTGTAAGGCTGGCTGACCAGACTCTCCACGCCACCGAGACTTTCCGCGAGGGTAAAAAGTTTAAGTTTACGAATCACTTCAGCGGCACGTTGCGCATCGCCTTTCACCACAATCGAAATCATCCCGCCCGGCAGCGCCATCTGCGCGCGGGCAAGCGGATATTGTGGGTGTGATTCCAGTCCCGGATAAAACACCTTTTCCACCTGCGGCTGCTGCGCCAGCCACTGTGCCAGCGCCAGGGCGTTAGCGCTGTGTTTCTCGACGCGCAGGGACAGGGTGCGGATCCCGCGCAGGGTCAGAAAGCTGCTGAACGGATCCAGAACCCCGCCGACGGCATTTTGCAGATAGCCGAGCTTTTCGGCCAGCGTCGGGTTATCACCCACCACCGCCAGCCCGGCGACCACGTCCGAATGGCCGTTAAGGTATTTGGTGGCGGAGTGCACCACAATATCAAAGCCTGTCTCCAGCGGACGGTGAATGACCGGCGAGGCGAAGGTGTTATCCGCCACGCTAATAAGGTTATGACGACGCGCAATCGCGGCAATGGCCGCCAGATCGGCCAGCTTCAACAGCGGGTTAGTCGGTGTTTCTACCCACACCATCCGGGTTTCCGGGCGGATCGCCGCCTCAAGCCCGGCCAGATCGTCCGGCTTGACCCAGCTTACCTGCAGCCCGGTGCTACGTTTGCGCACGTTCTCAATCAGGCGATACGTTCCGCCATACACATCATCAATGGCGACAATATGGCTGTCTTTGTCCAGCAGTTCGAGCACGGTCGAAATGGCGGCGAGGCCGGACGCAAAGGCGTAGCCCCGCGAGCCGCCTTCCAGTTCGGCAATGGCGGTTTCCAGCGCGTGGCGGGTTGGGTTGCCGCTGCGGGAGTATTCATAGCCGGTATGTTCCCCCGGCGAGGGTTGCGCAAACGTCGAGGTGGCATAAATGGGTGGCATGACCGCGCCGTGTTGGTCGTTAAACTCGCCGCTATGGACGCTCAGAGTAGCTAAATTTTTCATCTTTATTCCTTTATTGCTGAAGACGGTTGCGCCAGGCGGTCAGGACATCGCTGCGCGTGATCAGGCCCAGAAAACGGTCGTTGTCATTAATCACGGCCACCAGACCGCGGTCGAAAATGGCGTGCAGGGCGCTTTCCGGCGCGTGCTTATCAAGAAACTCCACCTGACGCGTCATCGCCGCCGTCACCGGAAGGGCGAAACGATCCCCGTCACCGCCGATATGGCGCAGGAGATCCCATTCATCGATGATGCCGACGACCCGGCCGTTATCCAGTACCGGCAGCTGGGAGATGTCATACAGACGCATGCGCGCCAGCACGGTGGAAAGGGTGTCATCCGGCGCAGCGGTGACGGTGGCGCCCTCGTCGTGGCGCAGGGCGATGTAATCCGAGAGATCGCCTGCCAGCGGACGCGAGATCAGCCCCTGCTGGCGCATCCAGTCATCGTTGAACATTTTGGAGAGATATTTATTGCCGCTGTCGCAGGCGAAAGTTACGACGCGCTTCGGCGTGGTCTGCGCCTGGCAGTATTTCAGCGCCGCGGCCAGCAGGGTACCGCTGGAGGAGCCCGCCAGAATGCCTTCCGTTTTCAGCAGTTCCCGGGCGGTGGTAAAGGCTTCACGATCGGTGATGCGCCAGGCGCGATTCACCCCTTCGATGTGCGCCAGAGGGGGGATAAAGTCTTCGCCGATGCCCTCAACCAGCCAGGATCCGGCATCGTCATAGCGCCCGGTCTCCACCTGATCGGCCAGCACCGACCCGGCCGGATCGGCCAGCACAAACTCGGTATGCGGGGAATGTTCGGCAAACCACGCCTGCAGGCCGCCCAGGGTACCGCCTGAACCGACGCCGACCACGATGGCGTCAATCTTGCCGTCGAGCTGCTCAAAGAGTTCCGGCGCGGTGGTGGTGCGGTGCGCCAGCGGGTTGGCCTCGTTATTGAACTGGTCGATGTAAAACGCGCCCGGCAGCTCGTTCGCCAGACGCTGGGCGTAATCCTGGTAATAGGCCGGATGGCCTTTATTGACGTCCGAGCGGGTCAGCACCACCTGAGCCCCCAGCGCGCGCAGGTGGAAAATCTTCTCG
This Leclercia sp. S52 DNA region includes the following protein-coding sequences:
- the sufA gene encoding Fe-S cluster assembly scaffold SufA — translated: MQQHSETFDPTEFAWRGLSLTPAAAAHIRELVSKQAGMLGVRLGVKTTGCAGFGYVLDTVSEPAKDDLLFEQDGARLYVPLQAMPFIDGTEVDYVREGLNQLFKFNNPKAQNECGCGESFGV
- the sufB gene encoding Fe-S cluster assembly protein SufB, with the protein product MSRHTEATDDVNTWSGGHINYKEGFFTHLQTDELAKGINEEVIRAISAKRNEPDWMLEFRLNAFNAWLEMEEPHWLKAHYDKLNYQDYSYYSAPSCGNCDDTCASEPGAVQQTGANAFLSKEVEEAFEQLGVPVREGREVAVDAIFDSVSVATTYREKLGEQGIIFCSFGEAIHDHPELVKKYLGTVVPGNDNFFAALNAAVASDGTFIYVPKGVRCPMELSTYFRINAEKTGQFERTILVADEGSYVSYIEGCSAPVRDSYQLHAAVVEVIIHKDAEVKYSTVQNWFPGDNNTGGILNFVTKRALCEGENSKMSWTQSETGSAITWKYPSCILRGDNSIGEFYSVALTSGHQQADTGTKMIHIGKNTKSTIISKGISAGKSQNSYRGLVKIMPTATNARNFTQCDSMLIGPDCGAHTFPYVECRNNSAQLEHEATTSRIGEDQLFYCLQRGISEEDAISMIVNGFCKDVFSELPLEFAVEAQKLLAISLEHSVG
- the sufC gene encoding Fe-S cluster assembly ATPase SufC; protein product: MLSIKDLQVSVEDKAILRGLSLDVRPGEVHAIMGPNGSGKSTLSATLAGREDYEVVGGSVEFKGKDLLELSPEERAGEGIFMAFQYPVEIPGVSNQFFLQTALNAVRKYRSEEELDRFDFQDLMEEKIQLLKMPEDLLTRSVNVGFSGGEKKRNDILQMAVLEPELCILDETDSGLDIDALKIVADGVNALRDGKRSFIIVTHYQRILDYIKPDYVHVLYQGRIVKSGDFTLVKQLEEQGYGWLSEQQ
- the sufD gene encoding Fe-S cluster assembly protein SufD — encoded protein: MAGLANSSNALQQWHRLFEAQGGTRSDQAQQHLQQMLRLGLPTRKHENWKYTPLEGLLNGEFVTRPASVAAADRDALALTLDATRLVFVDGRFSPELSDSTDGSGFEVAINDERQGLSAPVQPELFLHLTESLAQSVTHIHVKRDQRPAKPLLLLHVTQGLAGEEINTAHYRHHLELAQGAEATIVEHYVSLNEMRHFTGSRLTMNVAANAQLHHIKLAFENAASHHFAHNDLQLAADAAAYSHSFLLGGAVLRHNTSTQLNGENTTLRINSLAMPVKTEVCDTRTWLEHNKGYCNSRQLHKTIVSDKGRAVFNGLINVAQHAIKTDGQMTNNNLLMGRLAEVDTKPQLEIYADDVKCSHGATVGRIDDEQMFYLRSRGIDKQAAEKMIIYAFAAELTEALGDETLRQQVLARIGQRLPGGVA
- the sufE gene encoding cysteine desulfuration protein SufE, with translation MAALPDRDKLLRNFTRCANWEEKYLYIIELGQRLPVLSESAHIPENSIQGCQSQVWIIMHQNESGMIELAGDSDAAIVKGLIAVVFILYQQMSPQDIVAFDVRPWFEKMALTQHLTPSRSQGLEAMIRAIRSKAANIS
- a CDS encoding L,D-transpeptidase family protein, coding for MKRASLVTLILFGSLSALNSAWAVDYPLPPAGSRLIGQNQTYVIQEGDNKLQSIARRFNTAAHLILETNNTIAPVYPAPGTEITIPSQMLLPDTPREGIVVNLAELRLYFYPPGENIVQVYPLGIGQLGLETPVTVTRISQKIPNPTWTPTAGIRARSLEQGIKLPPVVPAGPNNPLGRFALRLGVGNGEYLIHGTSAPDSVGLRVSSGCMRMNAPDIKALFAQTSVGTRVQIINEPVKFSVEPDGKRYVEVHRPLAMVEGENPQTVTIAQSGAFASFMAQSGSDKTLVNKALSRRAGIPVVVSTGAGPQVDSTGLSARNTQLPVAATQSGHELAIQ
- the lpp gene encoding murein lipoprotein Lpp encodes the protein MNRTKLVLGAVILGSTLLAGCSSNAKIDQLSSDVQTLNAKVDQLSNDVNAMRSDVQAAKDDAARANQRLDNQATKYRK
- the pykF gene encoding pyruvate kinase PykF, whose protein sequence is MKKTKIVCTIGPKTESEEMLTKMLDAGMNVMRLNFSHGDYAEHGQRIQNLRNVMSKTGKKAAILLDTKGPEIRTIKLEGGNDVSLKAGQTFTFTTDKSVVGNSDIVAVTYEGFTSDLSVGNTVLVDDGLIGMEVTAIEGKNVVCKVLNNGDLGENKGVNLPGVSIALPALAEKDKQDLIFGCEQGVDFVAASFIRKRSDVVEIREHLKAHGGEHIQIISKIENQEGLNNFDEILEASDGIMVARGDLGVEIPVEEVIFAQKMMIEKCVRARKVVITATQMLDSMIKNPRPTRAEAGDVANAILDGTDAVMLSGESAKGKYPLEAVSIMATICERTDRVMPSRLDNNNDSRKLRITEAVCRGAVETAEKLEAPLIVVATQGGKSAKAVRKYFPNATILALTTNEITARQLVLSKGVVPHLVKEIASTDDFYRLGKEVALQLVERGLAQKGDVVVMVSGALVPSGTTNTASVHVL
- a CDS encoding PLP-dependent aspartate aminotransferase family protein, whose product is MKNLATLSVHSGEFNDQHGAVMPPIYATSTFAQPSPGEHTGYEYSRSGNPTRHALETAIAELEGGSRGYAFASGLAAISTVLELLDKDSHIVAIDDVYGGTYRLIENVRKRSTGLQVSWVKPDDLAGLEAAIRPETRMVWVETPTNPLLKLADLAAIAAIARRHNLISVADNTFASPVIHRPLETGFDIVVHSATKYLNGHSDVVAGLAVVGDNPTLAEKLGYLQNAVGGVLDPFSSFLTLRGIRTLSLRVEKHSANALALAQWLAQQPQVEKVFYPGLESHPQYPLARAQMALPGGMISIVVKGDAQRAAEVIRKLKLFTLAESLGGVESLVSQPYSMTHASIPLEQRLANGIVPQLIRLSVGIEDAQDLIADLSQALRE
- a CDS encoding cystathionine beta-synthase, whose product is MTIYHSVTELIGQTPLIQLHKLDTGLCSLFLKLENQNPGGSIKDRVALSMINEAERSGQLQPGGTIIEATAGNTGLGLALIAAQKGYSLILVVPDKMSREKIFHLRALGAQVVLTRSDVNKGHPAYYQDYAQRLANELPGAFYIDQFNNEANPLAHRTTTAPELFEQLDGKIDAIVVGVGSGGTLGGLQAWFAEHSPHTEFVLADPAGSVLADQVETGRYDDAGSWLVEGIGEDFIPPLAHIEGVNRAWRITDREAFTTARELLKTEGILAGSSSGTLLAAALKYCQAQTTPKRVVTFACDSGNKYLSKMFNDDWMRQQGLISRPLAGDLSDYIALRHDEGATVTAAPDDTLSTVLARMRLYDISQLPVLDNGRVVGIIDEWDLLRHIGGDGDRFALPVTAAMTRQVEFLDKHAPESALHAIFDRGLVAVINDNDRFLGLITRSDVLTAWRNRLQQ